The following proteins are co-located in the Citrobacter freundii ATCC 8090 = MTCC 1658 = NBRC 12681 genome:
- the rsmB gene encoding 16S rRNA (cytosine(967)-C(5))-methyltransferase RsmB — MKKHLNLRSMAAQAVEQVVEKGQSLSNVLPAMQQKVADKDKALLQELCFGVLRTLSQLEWMIQQLMERPMTGKQRTVHYLIMVGFYQLLHTRIPPHAALAETVEGAVVIKRPQLKGLINGVLRQFQRRQDELLAEFAQSDLRFLHPSWLVKRIKAAYPQQWEAILEANNQRPPMWLRVNRNHHTRDAWLDLLSEAGLTGFPHPDYPDAVRLETPAPVHALPGFDEGWVTVQDASAQGCVTYLLPENGEQILDLCCAPGGKTTHILEVAPQANVMAVDVDEKRLSRVYDNLKRLGMNATVKQGDGRYPQQWCGEQQFDRILLDAPCSATGVIRRHPDIKWLRRDRDIAELAQLQAEILNATWLHLKPGGTLVYATCSILPEENQQQITAFLARTPDAVLSETGTPEKPGRQNLPGAEDGDGFFYAKLIKK; from the coding sequence ATGAAAAAACATCTTAATTTACGCAGTATGGCGGCCCAGGCCGTCGAACAGGTTGTCGAAAAAGGACAGTCATTAAGCAACGTGCTGCCTGCCATGCAGCAAAAAGTTGCTGATAAAGACAAAGCGCTGTTGCAGGAACTTTGCTTCGGCGTATTGCGCACTCTCTCCCAACTGGAGTGGATGATCCAGCAGTTGATGGAACGTCCAATGACGGGTAAACAGCGTACCGTTCACTATCTGATCATGGTGGGCTTCTACCAACTGCTGCATACCCGTATTCCACCGCACGCTGCGCTGGCTGAGACTGTTGAAGGTGCGGTTGTCATAAAGCGTCCGCAGCTTAAAGGGTTGATCAACGGCGTGTTGCGCCAGTTTCAACGCCGTCAGGATGAACTGCTGGCCGAGTTCGCGCAAAGCGATTTACGTTTCTTACACCCTTCCTGGCTGGTGAAACGTATTAAGGCCGCTTATCCGCAGCAGTGGGAAGCTATTCTTGAAGCCAATAATCAGCGACCACCGATGTGGCTGCGTGTCAATCGTAACCACCATACGCGCGACGCCTGGCTGGACCTGCTTAGCGAAGCAGGATTAACCGGCTTCCCACATCCGGATTATCCGGATGCAGTGCGTCTGGAAACGCCGGCTCCTGTACACGCCCTCCCAGGCTTTGATGAAGGCTGGGTAACCGTCCAGGATGCTTCAGCTCAAGGATGTGTAACTTATCTGTTGCCGGAGAACGGTGAACAGATCCTCGACCTGTGCTGCGCGCCGGGCGGTAAAACGACGCACATTCTGGAAGTTGCTCCGCAAGCTAACGTCATGGCCGTCGATGTGGATGAAAAACGCTTATCGCGCGTTTACGACAATCTGAAACGTCTGGGCATGAATGCAACCGTAAAACAGGGTGATGGTCGATATCCACAACAATGGTGTGGCGAACAACAGTTTGACCGTATTTTGCTAGATGCTCCGTGTTCTGCCACCGGGGTGATACGTCGCCATCCAGACATCAAATGGCTGCGTCGCGATCGGGATATTGCCGAACTTGCGCAGCTGCAGGCCGAGATCCTGAATGCAACCTGGTTACATCTTAAACCTGGCGGCACGCTGGTTTATGCAACGTGCTCTATCCTGCCAGAAGAAAACCAGCAGCAAATTACCGCCTTCCTGGCACGCACGCCGGATGCGGTATTAAGCGAAACCGGTACGCCGGAAAAACCCGGACGTCAGAATTTACCGGGTGCGGAAGATGGCGATGGCTTCTTTTACGCTAAGCTAATCAAAAAGTGA
- the smg gene encoding DUF494 family protein Smg has protein sequence MFDVLMYLFETYIHNEAELRVDQDKLERDLTDAGFDREDIYNALLWLEKLADYQDGLAEPMQLASDPLSIRIYTAEECDRLDASCRGFLLFLEQIQVLNLETREMVIERVLALDTAEFDLEDLKWVILMVLFNIPGCENAYQQMEELLFEVNEGMLH, from the coding sequence ATGTTCGACGTACTAATGTATTTGTTTGAGACATATATCCATAACGAAGCTGAGCTGCGTGTGGATCAGGACAAACTGGAACGGGATCTTACCGACGCTGGTTTTGATCGTGAAGACATTTACAACGCGTTACTTTGGCTGGAAAAGCTTGCTGACTATCAGGATGGCCTTGCTGAACCTATGCAACTGGCATCTGACCCTCTTTCTATACGTATTTATACTGCGGAAGAGTGCGATCGACTGGATGCAAGCTGTAGAGGATTCCTGTTATTCCTGGAGCAGATTCAGGTGCTAAACCTCGAAACGCGAGAAATGGTCATTGAGCGTGTACTCGCGCTGGATACGGCAGAGTTCGATCTGGAAGACCTGAAGTGGGTAATCCTGATGGTGCTATTCAACATTCCAGGTTGTGAAAATGCCTATCAGCAAATGGAAGAATTACTCTTTGAAGTGAATGAAGGTATGCTGCATTAA
- the dprA gene encoding DNA-protecting protein DprA has product MTQIEIWLRLAQVNELYGDEMVRIAHWLNTQPSISNAVLLQAGFSPRQARRFLTFSDLTLEKTLRWLEQPNHHFVVADSEHYPPQLRAIEDYPGVLFVAGNPACLRSFQVAVVGSRQHSWYGERWGRLFCEKLAACGVTITSGLARGIDGVAHSAAINRQGTSIAVLGNGLETIHPRQHIRLAQRLIEAGGALVSEFPLDTLPLPRNFPRRNRIISGLSKGVLVVEAAQRSGSLVTARCALEQGREVFALPGPIGSPGSEGPHWLIQQGAMLVTTPEEILENLQYGLQWLPDEPEKSIYSPDHEEVALPFPELLANVGDEVTPVDVVAERAGQPVPEVVAQLLELELAGWIAAVPGGYVRLRRACHVRRTNVFV; this is encoded by the coding sequence ATGACCCAAATCGAAATTTGGCTACGTTTAGCGCAAGTGAATGAACTGTATGGTGATGAGATGGTGCGCATTGCCCACTGGCTCAATACTCAACCGTCGATTAGCAACGCGGTACTCCTGCAGGCAGGATTCTCTCCCCGCCAGGCAAGGCGCTTTTTAACCTTTTCGGATCTGACGCTGGAAAAAACGTTGCGTTGGCTTGAACAGCCTAACCACCATTTTGTGGTTGCCGACAGCGAGCATTACCCGCCACAGCTCCGTGCGATTGAGGATTATCCTGGGGTGCTTTTTGTCGCAGGAAATCCCGCATGTCTTCGCTCGTTCCAGGTGGCCGTTGTCGGCAGCAGACAGCACTCCTGGTATGGCGAACGCTGGGGGCGATTGTTTTGTGAAAAGCTTGCAGCATGTGGTGTGACGATCACCAGCGGTCTGGCCCGGGGAATTGATGGCGTGGCACACAGTGCTGCGATAAACCGACAAGGCACAAGTATTGCGGTGCTGGGAAATGGACTTGAGACCATTCACCCACGACAGCATATCCGTCTTGCTCAGCGACTGATTGAGGCAGGTGGTGCACTGGTGTCTGAGTTCCCATTAGATACGCTCCCTTTGCCACGCAATTTTCCCCGACGAAATCGCATTATCAGTGGTCTAAGTAAAGGTGTACTGGTCGTCGAAGCTGCACAGCGTAGCGGGTCACTGGTTACTGCTCGCTGTGCACTGGAACAAGGGCGGGAGGTGTTTGCTTTACCAGGGCCGATTGGGAGCCCGGGAAGTGAAGGCCCGCATTGGCTAATTCAGCAGGGAGCCATGCTTGTGACGACACCAGAGGAAATTCTTGAAAATTTGCAATATGGGCTGCAATGGTTGCCAGATGAACCTGAAAAATCAATTTATTCGCCAGATCACGAAGAGGTGGCATTGCCATTTCCGGAGCTCCTGGCTAACGTAGGAGATGAGGTAACACCTGTTGACGTCGTCGCTGAACGTGCCGGCCAACCTGTGCCAGAGGTAGTGGCTCAACTGCTCGAACTGGAGTTAGCAGGGTGGATCGCAGCTGTACCCGGCGGCTATGTCCGATTGAGGAGGGCATGCCATGTTCGACGTACTAATGTATTTGTTTGA
- the def gene encoding peptide deformylase, with amino-acid sequence MSVLQVLHIPDERLRKVAKPVEEVNAEIQRIVDDMFETMYAEEGIGLAATQVDIHQRIIVIDVSENRDEQLVLINPELLEKDGETGIEEGCLSIPEQRALVPRAEKVKIRALDRNGKSFELEADGLLAICIQHEMDHLVGKLFIDYLSPLKQQRIRQKVEKLDRLNARA; translated from the coding sequence ATGTCAGTTTTGCAAGTGTTACATATTCCGGACGAGCGCCTTCGCAAAGTCGCAAAACCGGTCGAAGAAGTGAATGCAGAAATTCAGCGCATCGTTGATGATATGTTCGAAACGATGTATGCCGAAGAAGGTATCGGCCTGGCAGCAACACAGGTCGATATTCATCAGCGCATCATCGTTATTGATGTCTCTGAAAACCGCGACGAGCAGTTGGTACTCATTAACCCAGAGCTGCTGGAAAAAGACGGCGAAACCGGCATTGAAGAAGGCTGTCTGTCGATTCCTGAACAGCGTGCGTTAGTACCACGCGCAGAGAAAGTAAAAATTCGTGCGCTCGATCGCAACGGCAAATCTTTTGAACTGGAAGCCGATGGCCTACTGGCTATCTGCATTCAACATGAAATGGATCACCTGGTCGGTAAACTGTTTATCGATTATCTGTCTCCGTTGAAGCAACAACGTATTCGTCAGAAAGTTGAAAAACTCGACCGCCTGAACGCCCGAGCTTAA
- the fmt gene encoding methionyl-tRNA formyltransferase, with protein MSDSLRIIFAGTPDFAARHLDALLSSGHNVVGVFTQPDRPAGRGKKLMPSPVKVLAEEKGIPVFQPVSLRPQENQQLVADLRADVMVVVAYGLILPKTVLEMPRLGCINVHGSLLPRWRGAAPIQRSLWAGDTETGVTIMQMDVGLDTGDMLLKLSCPITAEDTSGSLYDKLADLGPQGLIETLKQLAAGTINPVVQDESLVTHAEKLSKEEARIDWSLSAVQLERCIRAFNPWPMSWLEIDGQPVKVWQASVIAENTQAAPGTILEATKQGIQVATGDGILNLVSLQPAGKKAMSAQDLLNSRREWFVPGNRLV; from the coding sequence GTGTCAGACTCACTACGTATTATTTTTGCGGGTACACCTGACTTTGCAGCGCGTCATCTCGACGCGCTGTTGTCTTCTGGACACAACGTCGTTGGCGTGTTTACCCAACCGGACCGCCCGGCGGGACGCGGTAAAAAGCTGATGCCCAGCCCGGTCAAAGTGCTGGCGGAAGAAAAAGGGATACCGGTTTTCCAACCTGTCTCTCTTCGCCCTCAGGAAAACCAGCAGTTGGTTGCTGATTTACGCGCAGACGTGATGGTGGTGGTGGCATATGGCCTGATTCTGCCAAAAACCGTACTGGAAATGCCGCGTCTGGGTTGTATCAACGTTCACGGCTCCCTGCTTCCACGCTGGCGTGGTGCAGCACCGATCCAGCGCTCACTGTGGGCAGGTGACACCGAAACAGGTGTAACCATCATGCAGATGGATGTTGGCCTCGACACCGGAGATATGCTGCTTAAGCTGTCTTGCCCGATTACGGCGGAAGATACCAGCGGTTCGTTATACGATAAGCTGGCAGATTTGGGGCCGCAGGGGCTGATTGAAACGCTAAAACAGCTGGCTGCCGGCACAATAAACCCGGTGGTACAAGATGAATCACTGGTTACGCATGCAGAAAAACTCAGCAAAGAAGAGGCCCGTATCGACTGGTCGCTTTCGGCTGTTCAATTGGAACGCTGCATCCGCGCCTTTAACCCATGGCCAATGAGCTGGCTTGAAATCGACGGTCAACCAGTGAAAGTCTGGCAAGCTTCGGTTATTGCGGAAAACACCCAGGCTGCGCCAGGCACCATTCTGGAGGCAACAAAGCAGGGTATTCAGGTCGCAACGGGCGACGGCATCCTGAATCTCGTCTCTTTGCAGCCTGCCGGTAAAAAAGCCATGAGCGCGCAGGATCTGCTTAATTCACGCCGGGAATGGTTTGTACCCGGTAACCGTCTGGTCTGA
- the tsaC gene encoding L-threonylcarbamoyladenylate synthase type 1 TsaC codes for MNNNLPTDAIAAAIAILKQEKVIAYPTEAVFGVGCDPDSETAVTRLLELKQRPVDKGLILIAASFDQLKPYIDDSMLTEAQREAVFARWPGPVTFVFPAPATTPRWLTGRFDSLAVRVTDHPLVVALCQAYGKPLVSTSANLSGLPPCRTVEEVRAQFGTDFPVVEGETGGRLNPSEIRDALTGEQFRQG; via the coding sequence GTGAATAATAACCTGCCCACAGACGCTATCGCTGCGGCGATAGCGATTCTGAAACAAGAAAAAGTCATCGCCTATCCAACTGAAGCTGTTTTCGGTGTCGGTTGCGATCCCGACAGCGAAACGGCTGTTACCCGTCTGTTAGAGTTAAAACAACGCCCAGTCGATAAAGGTTTAATTTTGATTGCGGCAAGCTTTGACCAGCTTAAACCCTATATCGACGATAGCATGCTCACCGAGGCCCAACGTGAGGCTGTGTTCGCCCGCTGGCCTGGGCCTGTTACTTTCGTTTTCCCGGCGCCCGCGACTACGCCTCGTTGGTTGACCGGTCGTTTTGACTCGCTGGCCGTGCGTGTCACCGATCATCCGCTGGTGGTTGCATTGTGCCAGGCTTATGGCAAACCATTAGTCTCTACCAGTGCTAATCTGAGTGGCTTACCGCCTTGCAGAACGGTTGAGGAAGTCCGTGCGCAGTTTGGTACAGACTTTCCTGTGGTTGAGGGGGAGACCGGAGGCCGTTTGAATCCTTCGGAGATCCGTGATGCTCTGACGGGTGAACAGTTTCGACAGGGGTAA
- a CDS encoding type I DNA topoisomerase, with amino-acid sequence MAKSALFTVRKNEPCPQCGAELVIRSGKHGPFLGCSHYPECDYIRPLKSSADGHIVKVLEGKLCPACGAELVLRQGRFGMFIGCSDYPACDHTELIDKPDETAIVCPQCQTGHLVQRRSRYGKTFYSCDRYPECQFVINFKPLSGECPECHYPLLIEKKTAQGVKHFCASKQCGKPISAE; translated from the coding sequence ATGGCTAAATCAGCACTGTTCACGGTGCGTAAAAATGAGCCCTGCCCACAATGCGGGGCTGAATTGGTTATTCGTTCCGGGAAACACGGTCCGTTTCTCGGTTGTTCACACTATCCAGAATGCGATTACATCCGTCCGCTGAAATCTTCCGCGGACGGACATATTGTCAAAGTTCTGGAGGGTAAGCTTTGTCCTGCATGTGGCGCTGAGCTGGTGCTGAGACAGGGACGATTCGGTATGTTCATTGGATGCAGTGACTATCCTGCGTGCGATCACACCGAGCTCATCGACAAGCCTGATGAAACAGCAATAGTCTGTCCTCAATGCCAGACTGGTCATCTTGTCCAGCGGCGTTCCCGTTATGGCAAAACCTTCTACTCCTGCGATCGCTATCCGGAGTGCCAGTTTGTCATTAACTTCAAACCGTTATCCGGAGAATGTCCTGAGTGTCATTATCCGCTTCTCATCGAAAAGAAAACCGCACAGGGTGTGAAGCATTTCTGTGCCAGTAAACAATGTGGAAAGCCGATTTCGGCGGAATAA